The Actinobacillus succinogenes 130Z region GTTAATCGGTTATACCGGCGGTAAGTTAGCCGGCGGCGACCGCGGTGCGGTTGTGGGGGCGATTACCACTGCCGGTGTGATCGTCGGTACCGATATTCCGATGTTCTTAGGCGCCATGATTGCCGGTCCGACCGGCGGTTGGGCGATTAAACGTTTCGACAAATGGGCGGACGGTAAGATTAAAAGCGGTTTTGAAATGTTGGTTAACAATTTTTCCGCCGGTATTATCGGGATGATTTTAGCGATTTTGTTCTTCTGGGTGATCGGCCCGGTAGTAAAATCGGTATCTCAAGCGTTAGCGGCGGGTGTTGACGTATTAGTACAAAATAATTTATTACCGTTGACTTCTATCTTTGTGGAACCGGCAAAAATTCTATTCCTGAATAATGCGGTTAACCACGGCGTGTTCTCGCCGTTGGGGATTCAGCAATCCCAAGAATTCGGTCAATCCGTTTTCTTTCTGATTGAAGCGAATCCGGGGCCGGGTTTGGGGGTATTACTCGCTTATATGTTGTTCGGTAAAGGTTCTGCCAAACAAACTTCCGGCGGTGCGGCGATTATCCACTTCTTCGGCGGTATTCACGAAATCTATTTCCCTTATGTATTAATGAATCCGCGTTTGATTTTGGCGGTGATCGCAGGCGGCGCGACCGGTGTCTTCACTTTAGTTTTATTTAATGCGGGGTTACAGGCGCCGGCGTCTCCGGGTTCAATTATTGCCGTGTTAGCGATGACGCCGAAAGCCTCGTTCCTGGGGGTGATTTCATCCGTGGTTGCCGCCTGTGCCGTGTCTTTTGTTATCGCCGCTTTCTTTGTGAAATTACAAAAAGAAGAAGATGTGGGGGATTTGGAAGAAGCGCAGGCCGTTTCTAAAGCGATGAAAGGCGGTGCGGCGGCACAGCAACCGGTAACCGACTATAAAGGGTTGAGCAAAATTTTCGTATCTTGTGATGCAGGTATGGGATCCAGCGCAATGGGCGCCAGTATGCTGCGTAAAAAAGTGAAAGATGCGGGTTTGCCGATTGAGGTAACTAACTGCGCAATTAATGACTTGCCGAGCGATGCCCGGATGGTGATTACTCATCAAGATTTAACGTTACGCGCAAAAAAACAAGTGCCGAACGCAATGCATTTTTCGTTGACTAATTTCCTGGATAATAAATTCTATGACGGCTTAGTAAATGACTTAAAAGCCGGCTTTGACGAAGAAAGCGGTACGGAGGCGGCGGTCGCTACATCGAAAGGCAACGGTTCAGAAGAAACCGGGGTGACATTCAGTTTAATGCCGGAACAGATTTTCTTAGGTCTAAAAGCGAATGATAAATTTGATGCTATCCGTTTTGCCGGCGAGCAATTAGTGAAAGCGGGTTTTGTTCAACCAAGTTACGTCGATGCGATGTTTGAGCGAGAAAAATTGGTGTCCACCTACTTAGGAGAAGGGGTTGCGGTGCCGCACGGAACTATCGAAGCGAAAGATGCTGTAATTAAAACAGGGGTAGTGGTTTGTCAATATCCTGAAGGTGTTCGTTTTACGGATGAAGAAGACGGCGTGGCCAAACTGGTTATCGGTATCGCTGCTCGCAATAACGAACATATTCAGGTCGTATCGGCAATTACGAACGCATTGGACAGCGATGAAGCGATTGAATTACTGACCTCGACTAACGATGTAAATAAAGTTCTGGAATTGTTAAAAGCATAATTAGCGCAGGGTGGGCTTGCTAGCCCACCTTTTCTCACTTCAATAATTCGGTGGGCTAACAAGCCCATCCTACAAAGGGAAATAATATGAAAGCATTACATTTCGGTGCCGGCAATATCGGACGGGGTTTTATCGGTAAATTACTGGCGGACAGCGGTGTGGAAGTGATTTTTGCAGATGTAAACGAATCCGTTATAAATTTGCTGAAAACTAACCGCACTTATGGTGTGAAAATCGTAGGCGACAGCATTAATACGATTGAACGGGTTAACAATGTTTCCGGTGTGAATTCAACGGATGAGGCTGCGATTGTCACGTTATTTAACGAAGTGGATTTAGTAACGACTGCGGTTGGTCCTAATGTCCTAAAAATCATTGCCGGTACAGTGGCGAAAGCGTTAGAAGCACGTTTAGCGGGTGGTAATACTAAACCGCTAAATATTATTGCCTGTGAAAATATGGTGCGCGGTACAACGTTCTTAAAAGAGCAAGTATTTACGCATTTAAATCCGGCGGTAAAAGATCAAGTTGAGCAATTAATCGGTTTTGTGGACAGCGCAGTTGATAGAATTGTGCCACCGGTTAAGCCTGATGCGAACGATCCGTTATTGGTGACGGTTGAAGAATTCAGCGAATGGATAGTGGATAAAACCCAGTTTAAAGGTACCGTTCCGGATATTAAAGGCATGGAACAAACGGATAATTTGATGGCGTTTGTCGAACGAAAATTATTTACCTTGAATACCGGAC contains the following coding sequences:
- a CDS encoding PTS mannitol transporter subunit IICBA, which gives rise to MLSANAKLKVQSFGRFLSNMVMPNIGAFIAWGFITALFIPTGWLPNEELAKLVGPMVTYLLPLLIGYTGGKLAGGDRGAVVGAITTAGVIVGTDIPMFLGAMIAGPTGGWAIKRFDKWADGKIKSGFEMLVNNFSAGIIGMILAILFFWVIGPVVKSVSQALAAGVDVLVQNNLLPLTSIFVEPAKILFLNNAVNHGVFSPLGIQQSQEFGQSVFFLIEANPGPGLGVLLAYMLFGKGSAKQTSGGAAIIHFFGGIHEIYFPYVLMNPRLILAVIAGGATGVFTLVLFNAGLQAPASPGSIIAVLAMTPKASFLGVISSVVAACAVSFVIAAFFVKLQKEEDVGDLEEAQAVSKAMKGGAAAQQPVTDYKGLSKIFVSCDAGMGSSAMGASMLRKKVKDAGLPIEVTNCAINDLPSDARMVITHQDLTLRAKKQVPNAMHFSLTNFLDNKFYDGLVNDLKAGFDEESGTEAAVATSKGNGSEETGVTFSLMPEQIFLGLKANDKFDAIRFAGEQLVKAGFVQPSYVDAMFEREKLVSTYLGEGVAVPHGTIEAKDAVIKTGVVVCQYPEGVRFTDEEDGVAKLVIGIAARNNEHIQVVSAITNALDSDEAIELLTSTNDVNKVLELLKA
- a CDS encoding mannitol-1-phosphate 5-dehydrogenase; protein product: MKALHFGAGNIGRGFIGKLLADSGVEVIFADVNESVINLLKTNRTYGVKIVGDSINTIERVNNVSGVNSTDEAAIVTLFNEVDLVTTAVGPNVLKIIAGTVAKALEARLAGGNTKPLNIIACENMVRGTTFLKEQVFTHLNPAVKDQVEQLIGFVDSAVDRIVPPVKPDANDPLLVTVEEFSEWIVDKTQFKGTVPDIKGMEQTDNLMAFVERKLFTLNTGHAVTSYYGKSKGYRFVKESIEDAEVKAFVKSVMQESGAVLIKRYGFDPQAHAAYIEKILKRFANPFLVDDVDRVGREPLRKLSYNDRLIKPLRGTLEYGLPNDNLIRAVAIALSYRNEHDPQALELAKSIADSGVAATLRKYTELEDESVIERIVATYNAQ